From a single Paenibacillus sp. FSL R5-0345 genomic region:
- a CDS encoding COX15/CtaA family protein produces MTTNQLKWLSYLTCLIMFLAVLGGAVVTKTGSGLECGNEWPLCHGKLIPAYTVGSMIEYTHRLFSGLAGLLSLASMFAFWRYARNRRDLLVYAFMTLLFVIVQGGMGALAVIKSQSAAVMALHMGFSLIAFSSSLMLALGTKRRHEAGDYDYDQKMEIQKKPVSKAFRNLTCFTALYSYVVVYIGAFVSHTDSRGGCSGWPLCNGEWVPELSGGVGIVFTHRIAALILFILTAVLGHLAFWKHKDYPELRALGVAAVLLCLMQVFSGAAVVYTLDNERLYIFAALAHILLIACLFGVLCYMSVRVWQLSSARNVVVEKNPTNPMTPL; encoded by the coding sequence TTGACGACAAATCAGTTGAAATGGCTTAGTTATCTTACTTGCCTTATCATGTTCCTAGCCGTACTAGGGGGAGCAGTAGTAACGAAGACTGGATCGGGATTGGAATGCGGAAATGAATGGCCGCTCTGTCATGGCAAATTAATTCCTGCTTATACTGTAGGTTCGATGATTGAATACACTCATCGTTTGTTTAGCGGATTGGCTGGTTTATTGTCACTTGCTTCGATGTTTGCTTTTTGGCGTTATGCGCGAAATCGCCGGGACTTGTTGGTCTATGCATTTATGACTTTGTTGTTTGTAATTGTACAAGGTGGTATGGGAGCGCTTGCAGTAATTAAATCCCAATCTGCTGCTGTGATGGCACTGCATATGGGTTTTTCCTTGATCGCTTTTTCTAGTTCTCTGATGCTTGCACTTGGAACAAAAAGACGGCATGAAGCAGGCGATTATGATTACGATCAAAAGATGGAGATTCAGAAGAAGCCTGTTAGCAAAGCTTTCCGCAATTTAACCTGTTTTACGGCCTTATATTCCTATGTTGTCGTTTATATTGGAGCCTTTGTTAGTCATACAGATTCACGCGGTGGATGTTCTGGCTGGCCGCTCTGCAACGGTGAATGGGTGCCTGAGCTTTCCGGGGGAGTCGGTATTGTTTTTACACACCGGATTGCGGCTTTGATCTTATTTATTCTTACCGCGGTGCTTGGACATTTAGCTTTTTGGAAACATAAGGATTACCCCGAGCTAAGAGCTCTTGGCGTAGCGGCTGTTCTGCTGTGCTTGATGCAGGTATTTAGTGGAGCTGCAGTTGTTTACACATTAGATAATGAAAGATTGTACATATTTGCCGCTTTGGCTCATATTTTGTTGATTGCTTGTTTGTTTGGTGTTTTATGTTATATGAGCGTAAGAGTCTGGCAGCTGAGTAGCGCGAGAAATGTCGTTGTTGAAAAAAATCCAACGAACCCAATGACACCGTTGTAA
- a CDS encoding NifU family protein, which yields MSENAQSTEMYDEVLEVLDKLRPFLQRDGGDVELVDVEDGIVKLKLMGACGSCPSSTITLKAGIERALLEEVEGVQEVMQVF from the coding sequence ATGAGTGAGAATGCACAAAGCACCGAAATGTATGATGAAGTATTGGAAGTGCTGGATAAGCTTCGTCCGTTCCTACAACGCGATGGCGGCGACGTTGAACTAGTTGATGTAGAAGACGGCATCGTTAAGTTGAAACTTATGGGTGCCTGCGGCAGCTGCCCAAGCTCCACGATCACCTTGAAAGCCGGGATTGAACGCGCTCTTCTTGAAGAAGTAGAAGGCGTACAAGAAGTTATGCAAGTATTCTAA
- a CDS encoding MetQ/NlpA family ABC transporter substrate-binding protein, with product MKKLLLTFFSLTLVVVLAACGNNNNASNSAATSAPDNGAANGSTTEPVKLVVGASPVPHAEILKAIAPLLEAQGITLEIKEFTDYVQPNVQLSEKNLDANFFQHQPYLDDQNQKNGSDLVSVTAVHVEPFGAYSKKIKSIDELADGAKVAIPNDATNGGRALILLAKNGLISLKDDTNITSTQADITENKKNLKIIELDAAMLGRQLDEVDLALINTNYALEADLVPTKDALFIEGTDSPYANILVARPDNKDSDAIKKLAAALNSPEAKAFIEEQYKGSIIPAF from the coding sequence ATGAAAAAATTACTACTTACTTTTTTTAGTCTGACACTGGTTGTGGTGCTGGCTGCTTGCGGCAATAACAATAATGCTTCTAACTCGGCTGCCACTAGTGCGCCAGACAACGGTGCTGCAAATGGATCAACTACAGAACCAGTGAAATTGGTGGTCGGTGCTTCACCTGTTCCACACGCAGAGATTCTAAAAGCTATTGCTCCATTGCTTGAAGCTCAAGGAATTACTTTGGAAATCAAAGAATTTACTGACTATGTTCAACCAAACGTTCAGCTTTCAGAGAAGAACCTGGATGCTAACTTCTTCCAACATCAGCCTTACCTAGATGACCAGAATCAAAAGAACGGTTCGGATCTAGTATCCGTAACAGCTGTTCATGTTGAACCTTTTGGTGCTTATTCCAAAAAAATCAAATCCATCGACGAATTGGCTGATGGTGCGAAAGTTGCCATCCCGAATGATGCTACAAACGGTGGTCGTGCACTAATCCTGCTTGCCAAAAATGGACTGATTTCTTTGAAAGATGATACCAACATCACATCTACCCAAGCAGATATCACTGAAAATAAGAAAAACCTTAAAATCATCGAGCTAGATGCTGCAATGTTAGGTCGTCAATTAGATGAAGTGGATCTTGCATTGATTAACACTAACTATGCTTTGGAAGCTGATCTGGTTCCTACTAAAGATGCTTTGTTCATCGAGGGTACGGATTCCCCTTATGCTAACATCCTCGTAGCTCGTCCTGATAATAAAGATTCCGATGCAATCAAAAAGCTTGCCGCTGCACTGAATTCTCCAGAAGCGAAAGCGTTCATTGAAGAGCAGTACAAAGGCTCGATCATTCCAGCATTTTAA
- a CDS encoding methionine ABC transporter ATP-binding protein → MINLKGITKVYGKGSHAATALSGLNLSIEKGEIFGVIGHSGAGKSTLIRCINLLERPTEGEVWVDGIELTKLTQGQLQEQRRKIGMIFQHFNLLSSATVYDNIAFPLRLTGTSRAAIDTKVKDLLALVGLEEHRDKYPSQLSGGQKQRVGIARALASDPDVLLCDEATSALDPQTTDSILKLLLDINKRFHLTIVLITHEMHVIQSICDRVAVIHGGGIVEQGKVTEVFLKPQHEVTRDFIRSESQNEGPLRTALDAAAGDNSQAVKITFFGEKTYGSALSNVVRETGVSFAILHGTISTIKDVPYGQMIVRFEGPAEAIAVTIAELTAQGLEVEVIS, encoded by the coding sequence TTGATTAATCTAAAAGGAATAACAAAGGTATATGGAAAAGGCAGCCATGCGGCCACAGCACTTTCCGGATTGAATCTGTCTATCGAGAAAGGTGAAATATTCGGAGTCATTGGGCATTCAGGGGCGGGAAAAAGCACATTGATCCGTTGCATTAATTTGTTGGAGCGCCCGACAGAAGGGGAAGTTTGGGTCGATGGTATTGAACTAACTAAGCTTACCCAAGGTCAGCTGCAGGAACAGCGGCGCAAAATTGGGATGATTTTTCAACATTTCAATCTGCTATCATCTGCGACAGTGTACGATAATATTGCTTTTCCTCTGCGACTCACAGGCACTTCGAGAGCAGCTATTGATACAAAAGTAAAAGACTTGCTTGCCCTAGTAGGGCTTGAAGAACACCGGGATAAATATCCATCTCAGTTATCAGGAGGGCAAAAGCAACGGGTCGGCATCGCACGGGCACTTGCCAGCGATCCTGATGTGCTGCTATGTGACGAGGCAACCTCTGCGCTTGATCCACAAACGACAGACTCTATCCTTAAGCTATTGCTCGATATTAATAAACGGTTCCATCTGACTATTGTGCTGATCACTCACGAAATGCACGTGATTCAGAGTATCTGCGATCGTGTTGCGGTTATTCATGGTGGTGGTATCGTTGAGCAAGGTAAAGTTACGGAGGTATTCTTAAAGCCGCAGCATGAAGTTACTCGCGATTTCATCCGTAGTGAGTCACAGAATGAGGGACCCCTTCGTACGGCGCTTGACGCTGCTGCTGGGGACAACTCTCAGGCCGTCAAAATTACTTTTTTCGGAGAAAAGACCTACGGCTCCGCACTTTCCAATGTAGTACGAGAAACAGGTGTTAGCTTTGCCATTTTGCACGGCACCATTTCAACGATTAAAGACGTACCTTATGGACAAATGATTGTAAGGTTCGAGGGTCCAGCTGAAGCGATTGCTGTGACAATAGCCGAACTAACCGCTCAAGGTCTTGAAGTGGAGGTGATTTCGTAA
- a CDS encoding thioredoxin family protein: MDKISSPGEFQVAIQSPRLTVAIFKADWCSDCKFIDPFIPEVEQAYADRLTLVEVDVDAVGDVSQEQNIMGIPSFVAYSDGRELVRFVNKLRKSREEIENFLDKAVQVHQSLQQ, encoded by the coding sequence ATGGACAAAATAAGTTCTCCTGGTGAATTTCAGGTAGCCATTCAATCTCCACGCTTAACAGTAGCCATCTTCAAGGCGGACTGGTGCTCGGATTGTAAGTTTATCGATCCTTTTATCCCTGAGGTAGAGCAAGCCTATGCAGATCGTTTAACGCTGGTTGAGGTTGACGTTGATGCTGTAGGTGATGTTAGTCAGGAACAAAATATTATGGGGATTCCAAGCTTCGTCGCGTATTCCGATGGACGTGAATTGGTTAGATTCGTTAATAAATTACGTAAATCCCGCGAGGAAATTGAGAATTTCCTGGATAAAGCGGTTCAAGTGCATCAAAGTCTTCAACAGTAA
- a CDS encoding methionine ABC transporter permease, translated as MNFADLNWQEMMDATVATLQMLIFSGMFTIILGLPLGILLYLWGRSNSIVIRVIYSVLSFVVNILRSVPFIILMVALIPFSKAVVGTSIGVLGTIPPLVIGAAPFFARLVETALREVDRGVIEAAQGMGASTNQIVLRVLLPEARPGLLAGVTITLVTLVSYTAMSGMVGGGGLGDLAIRYGYYRYEKEVMIISVVLMVILVQLLQMAGDRLVRHFTRK; from the coding sequence ATGAATTTCGCAGACTTAAACTGGCAAGAAATGATGGATGCTACGGTTGCTACCTTGCAAATGTTAATATTTTCCGGAATGTTCACAATTATTCTTGGTTTACCACTCGGAATTCTATTGTATTTATGGGGAAGATCGAATAGTATAGTAATCAGAGTAATTTACTCGGTCTTATCATTCGTTGTAAACATCTTACGATCCGTACCGTTTATCATTTTGATGGTAGCATTAATTCCATTTAGCAAAGCCGTTGTTGGAACTTCTATCGGAGTACTCGGTACGATCCCACCGCTGGTAATTGGTGCAGCTCCATTCTTTGCTCGCTTGGTGGAAACGGCGTTAAGAGAAGTAGATCGCGGAGTAATCGAAGCGGCGCAAGGGATGGGAGCATCTACGAATCAGATCGTTTTGCGCGTTCTTTTGCCAGAGGCTCGTCCAGGTCTGCTCGCTGGAGTTACGATCACACTGGTCACACTGGTTTCCTATACGGCAATGTCTGGGATGGTAGGCGGCGGTGGTCTAGGGGATCTAGCAATCCGTTACGGATATTACCGTTATGAGAAGGAAGTTATGATTATCTCAGTAGTCTTGATGGTCATACTGGTGCAATTGCTACAAATGGCCGGTGATCGGCTAGTACGACATTTCACACGGAAATAA
- a CDS encoding Cthe_2314 family HEPN domain-containing protein, with amino-acid sequence MLRVILGEPPRKNSGVLADAMENMATFAALLRKEMNAHEDNDHEYRKLEIWTRGLISSLDELEQSWFAAAFYRKSVIAGYMDDMSPVEQGDYARYVYFYKDGFIRVFSLLDKLGTVLNHFYDLKTSKLKTHFSYFTVLRQLQLLNVHPALADQLEQIKNSYRDPLENLRKRRNAEIHYMNSEMQDDLWQRHQGLHDKIQLEDLDSHLEDLKQSLEMNCKTLIAAYSYSNEQLRKEISKPNRVKS; translated from the coding sequence ATGCTGCGGGTTATACTTGGAGAGCCGCCTCGAAAGAACAGCGGTGTATTGGCTGATGCGATGGAGAATATGGCCACTTTTGCAGCTTTACTGCGCAAGGAAATGAACGCCCATGAGGATAATGACCACGAATACCGCAAGCTGGAGATTTGGACACGTGGGTTGATCTCCTCATTGGATGAATTGGAGCAAAGCTGGTTCGCTGCAGCTTTTTACCGAAAATCGGTAATCGCCGGTTATATGGATGATATGTCACCAGTGGAACAAGGCGATTATGCGCGGTATGTTTATTTTTATAAAGATGGATTTATTCGTGTGTTCTCTCTTCTGGACAAGCTTGGAACGGTGCTGAATCATTTCTATGACCTCAAAACTTCCAAATTAAAAACGCACTTTTCTTATTTTACAGTGCTGCGTCAACTTCAACTATTGAATGTGCATCCAGCATTAGCGGATCAATTGGAACAGATCAAGAACTCTTATCGTGATCCACTGGAGAATCTACGCAAGCGCAGAAATGCTGAAATTCATTATATGAATTCTGAAATGCAGGATGATTTATGGCAGCGACATCAAGGCTTGCATGACAAAATTCAGCTTGAGGATTTAGATAGCCATCTAGAGGATTTAAAGCAATCCCTCGAAATGAACTGTAAGACGTTAATCGCAGCATATAGCTACAGCAATGAGCAGTTGCGTAAGGAAATAAGCAAGCCAAATCGGGTAAAATCATAA
- a CDS encoding YuzB family protein, with product MRPIIEFCASNMGHGTDKLMHKLEENPDYDVIEYGCLNNCGECYLTPFAMVEGDIVAADTVDELEEKISAKIKELEAWFNIDLD from the coding sequence ATGAGACCAATTATTGAATTTTGTGCCAGTAACATGGGTCACGGAACAGACAAACTAATGCATAAGCTGGAAGAAAATCCCGATTACGATGTAATCGAATACGGATGCCTGAACAATTGTGGGGAATGTTATTTAACACCTTTCGCCATGGTCGAAGGAGACATCGTTGCAGCAGATACTGTTGACGAGCTAGAAGAAAAGATTTCTGCCAAAATCAAAGAGCTAGAGGCTTGGTTCAATATAGACCTTGACTAA